One segment of Thermus oshimai DSM 12092 DNA contains the following:
- a CDS encoding phosphatidate cytidylyltransferase produces the protein MRDDLPLRVVSALVGASLLLLVLWAGLPLILPTLLLLLWIGGLELKEMLAKRGIALHFPGLFLGGVVLYLFSLPPLHWHFPQVPWREVALGLFLLGSFSFELLQGANLPRLAFTLLAFLYLPWNLGYVLLLRETPDPHLGLWILSLPIVASFATDIGAYFAGRFFGRNKLAPSISPGKTVEGSLGGILVSFLAMVAYTSLVREVFPFGLLELLFFSLLLSLAAQLGDLAESMLKRYCGVKDSGRFLPGHGGLLDRIDSLLFTFPLTYYLVVLFT, from the coding sequence GTGAGGGACGACCTTCCCCTCAGGGTGGTCTCCGCCCTGGTGGGGGCCTCCTTGCTCCTCCTCGTCCTTTGGGCGGGGCTCCCCCTCATCCTCCCCACCCTTCTCCTCCTCCTCTGGATCGGGGGGCTGGAGCTCAAGGAGATGCTGGCCAAAAGGGGCATCGCCCTCCACTTCCCGGGGCTTTTCCTGGGGGGGGTGGTCCTCTACCTCTTCTCCCTTCCCCCTCTCCACTGGCACTTCCCCCAGGTGCCCTGGCGGGAGGTGGCCCTGGGGCTTTTCCTCCTGGGAAGCTTCAGCTTTGAGCTCCTGCAGGGGGCCAACCTCCCCCGCCTGGCCTTCACCCTTCTCGCCTTCCTCTACCTCCCCTGGAACCTGGGCTACGTCCTCCTCCTCCGGGAAACCCCGGACCCCCACCTCGGCCTTTGGATCCTCTCCCTCCCCATCGTGGCCAGCTTCGCCACGGACATCGGGGCCTACTTCGCGGGGCGGTTCTTCGGCCGGAACAAGCTCGCCCCCAGCATCAGCCCGGGCAAGACGGTGGAGGGTTCCCTGGGGGGCATCCTGGTAAGCTTCCTGGCCATGGTGGCCTACACGAGCCTGGTGCGGGAGGTCTTTCCCTTTGGGCTTTTGGAACTCCTCTTCTTCAGCCTCCTCCTTTCCCTGGCGGCCCAACTTGGGGACCTGGCGGAGTCCATGCTGAAGCGCTACTGTGGGGTGAAGGACTCCGGGCGCTTCCTGCCCGGGCACGGAGGGCTTTTGGACCGCATAGACAGCCTCCTCTTCACCTTCCCCCTCACCTACTACCTGGTGGTGCTCTTCACATGA
- the dxr gene encoding 1-deoxy-D-xylulose-5-phosphate reductoisomerase: MKRVVVLGSTGSIGRQALEVCRWRGYRVVGLAAGKNLEVLLPQIEEFQPLLVAADESLHAELKARFPGLRLGSPEEVAALEAEVAVAAIPGLAGLPPTRVAARTGKRIALANKEAMVAAGPLLWQEVEAHGAEILTVDSEHSALFQALLGERREDVAELILTASGGPFLRGPEDLSQVTPEMALAHPRWRMGPKVTVDSATLFNKGLEVLEAKELFRFPLEWIRVLVHPEAYVHGLVRFKDGSLKAQLGPTDMRLPIQYALTHPGRAETPLKDLPLPETLTFLPPDTRRFPALEVAYEAGRRGGVAQAAVSAADEVAVEAFLAGRIPFTAIPKVLAQVLEKVPNLPLTWENLFAVDAWAREEAKRWA, encoded by the coding sequence ATGAAACGGGTCGTGGTCTTGGGGTCCACGGGGTCCATCGGCCGGCAGGCCCTGGAGGTCTGCCGCTGGCGGGGCTACCGGGTGGTGGGCCTGGCGGCGGGAAAGAACCTGGAAGTTCTCCTACCGCAGATAGAGGAGTTCCAACCCCTTCTGGTGGCCGCAGACGAAAGCCTCCACGCGGAGCTTAAGGCCCGCTTTCCCGGTCTGAGGCTGGGTAGCCCCGAGGAGGTGGCGGCCCTCGAGGCGGAGGTGGCGGTGGCCGCCATCCCGGGCCTGGCGGGGCTTCCCCCCACCCGCGTGGCCGCCCGGACGGGGAAGCGCATCGCCCTGGCCAACAAGGAGGCCATGGTGGCCGCGGGGCCCCTTCTTTGGCAGGAGGTGGAGGCCCATGGGGCGGAGATCCTCACCGTGGACTCCGAGCACTCCGCCCTTTTCCAGGCCCTTTTAGGGGAAAGGCGGGAGGACGTGGCCGAACTCATCCTCACCGCAAGCGGAGGGCCTTTCCTAAGGGGGCCGGAGGACCTTTCCCAGGTCACCCCGGAGATGGCCCTGGCCCACCCCAGGTGGCGCATGGGCCCCAAGGTCACGGTGGACTCCGCCACCCTCTTCAACAAGGGCCTCGAGGTCCTGGAGGCCAAGGAGCTCTTCCGCTTTCCCCTGGAATGGATCCGGGTCCTGGTCCACCCCGAGGCCTACGTCCACGGCCTGGTGCGCTTTAAGGACGGCAGCCTCAAGGCCCAGCTCGGGCCCACGGACATGCGCCTGCCTATCCAGTACGCCCTCACCCACCCAGGAAGGGCGGAAACCCCCCTCAAGGACCTCCCCCTCCCGGAAACCCTCACCTTCCTCCCCCCGGACACCCGGCGCTTCCCCGCCCTAGAGGTGGCCTACGAGGCGGGCAGGCGGGGGGGCGTGGCCCAGGCGGCGGTCTCGGCTGCGGACGAGGTGGCGGTGGAGGCCTTCCTCGCGGGGCGGATCCCCTTCACCGCCATCCCCAAGGTGCTGGCCCAGGTCCTGGAAAAGGTCCCCAACCTTCCCCTAACATGGGAGAACCTCTTCGCCGTGGACGCCTGGGCCCGGGAAGAGGCCAAGAGGTGGGCATGA